A region of Pseudomonas sp. Marseille-Q3773 DNA encodes the following proteins:
- the yegQ gene encoding tRNA 5-hydroxyuridine modification protein YegQ translates to MNPTAKPELLAPAGTLKTMRYAFAYGADAVYAGQPRYSLRVRNNEFDHANLALGIQEAHALGKRFYVVVNIAPHNAKLKTFLKDLAPVVEMAPDALIMSDPGLIMLVRQHFPQMPVHLSVQANTVNWASVQFWQQLGLSRVILSRELSLEEIEEIRQQVPDMELEVFVHGALCMAYSGRCLLSGYLNKRDANQGTCTNACRWKYDATPATENATGDIVREVQPTLGLGAPTDQLFLLRESNRPGSEMPAFEDEHGTYIMNAKDLRAIQHVARLAGIGVHSLKIEGRTKSHFYCARAVQAYRQAIDDAVAGRPFDRALMDNLESLAQRGYTEGFLRRHVHDEYQNYQRGNSVSERQQFVGELTGARVDGLAEVRVKNRFAVGDHLELMTPRGNYHFDLHRLCNRQQQPIEVAPGDGHVVYLPIPEQVALDYALLMRDLGNDEVAS, encoded by the coding sequence ATGAACCCTACCGCCAAGCCCGAACTGCTGGCCCCAGCCGGCACCCTCAAGACCATGCGCTACGCCTTTGCCTATGGCGCCGACGCGGTCTACGCCGGCCAGCCGCGCTACAGCTTGCGGGTGCGCAACAACGAGTTCGACCATGCCAACCTGGCACTGGGCATCCAGGAAGCGCATGCCTTGGGCAAGCGCTTCTACGTGGTGGTCAACATTGCCCCGCACAATGCCAAGCTGAAGACCTTCCTCAAGGACCTGGCGCCAGTGGTCGAGATGGCGCCGGATGCGCTGATCATGTCCGACCCTGGCCTGATCATGCTGGTGCGCCAGCATTTTCCGCAGATGCCGGTGCACCTGTCGGTGCAGGCCAATACGGTCAATTGGGCCAGCGTGCAGTTCTGGCAACAGCTGGGCCTGAGCCGGGTCATCCTGTCGCGCGAGCTGTCGCTCGAAGAAATCGAGGAAATCCGCCAGCAAGTGCCGGACATGGAGCTGGAGGTGTTCGTCCACGGTGCCCTGTGCATGGCCTATTCCGGGCGTTGCCTGCTGTCGGGCTACCTCAACAAGCGCGATGCCAACCAGGGCACCTGCACCAACGCCTGCCGCTGGAAGTACGACGCCACGCCCGCCACCGAGAATGCGACCGGCGACATCGTGCGCGAAGTACAACCGACCCTGGGCCTGGGTGCACCGACCGACCAGCTGTTCCTGCTCCGCGAGAGCAACCGACCCGGCAGCGAAATGCCTGCGTTCGAGGACGAACACGGCACCTACATCATGAATGCCAAGGACTTGCGTGCCATCCAGCATGTCGCCCGCCTGGCCGGCATAGGTGTGCATTCGCTCAAGATCGAGGGCCGCACCAAGTCGCATTTCTACTGCGCGCGTGCCGTGCAGGCGTACCGCCAGGCCATCGACGACGCGGTGGCCGGGCGGCCATTCGACCGCGCGCTGATGGACAACCTCGAGTCGCTGGCACAACGTGGCTATACCGAGGGTTTCCTGCGCCGCCATGTGCACGACGAATACCAGAACTACCAGCGTGGCAACTCGGTATCCGAGCGCCAGCAGTTCGTGGGTGAGCTGACCGGGGCGCGTGTCGATGGCCTGGCCGAAGTCCGGGTGAAAAACCGCTTCGCGGTGGGCGACCACCTGGAGCTGATGACGCCGCGCGGCAACTACCACTTCGACCTGCACCGCTTGTGCAACCGCCAGCAGCAGCCGATCGAGGTGGCGCCAGGTGACGGCCATGTGGTGTACCTGCCGATTCCCGAGCAGGTGGCCCTCGACTACGCCCTGCTGATGCGCGACCTCGGCAATGACGAGGTCGCCAGCTGA